The following are from one region of the Magallana gigas chromosome 6, xbMagGiga1.1, whole genome shotgun sequence genome:
- the LOC105320894 gene encoding potassium channel subfamily K member 18: MAKKKEGCCKKFMKFLFSHVGLCVLVALYCVAGGFIFRHLEQNNEQQICYDSRNEYVPMENKTLSQMISVMTENEGNANKDVMTIQLKSILETFRDNSIAIGYGGDSCGDYGKEGGPPYKWSFPGALYFSVTVISTIGYGHIAPKTFWGRLVCIAYAMLGIPLMLLCLANIGEVLADIFRFIYAKICCCGCCRKKDKTKVVQIKPVAQEPNWNSDKSKIITAAPPMGTSEFTKIPPKTPDSVKGSDDGKPVKIIPLDIRSFKTQQELANRSQQVRGEPMIMDDDSDDEDDDLDEKKITVPLTVTMIVIAGYILGGAMLFGLWETWDELQSAYFCFITLSTIGFGDVVPGTDFDNPQQTAQLILGAVYVLFGMAILSMCFSLMQDEIIAKCKWVGQKLGLVDKDED, encoded by the exons ATGGCGAAGAAAAAAGAGGGATGCTGCAAGAAGTTCATGAAATTTCTGTTCTCGCATGTGGGGCTGTGTGTTCTGGTGGCGCTGTATTGTGTGGCGGGGGGATTCATCTTCAGACATCTAGAACAGAACAACGAACAACAGATCTGTTACGACTCCAGGAATGAGTACGTCCCGATGGAGAACAAGACTCTCTCTCAGATGATCAGCGTTATGACAGAAAACGAAGGCAACGCCAATAAAGACGTGATGACAATCCAGCTCAAGTCCATCCTGGAGACGTTCAGGGACAACAGTATCGCCATCGGATACGGCGGAGACTCCTGTGGGGACTACGGCAAGGAGGGGGGACCACCTTACAAGTGGTCATTCCCGGGGGCCCTCTACTTCTCTGTCACCGTCATATCCACTATAG GGTACGGACACATCGCGCCCAAAACTTTCTGGGGGCGCCTGGTGTGTATAGCCTATGCCATGCTGGGGATTCCCCTCATGCTGCTCTGTCTAGCCAATATCGGGGAGGTCCTGGCCGACATATTTCGATTCATATACGCCAAGATCTGCTGCTGCGGCTGCTGTCGAAAGAAAGACAAAACCAAGGTAGTCCAGATTAAACCGGTGGCACAGGAACCCAACTGGAACAGCGACAAGTCCAAAATCATCACAGCGGCCCCACCCATGGGCACCAGCGAGTTCACCAAGATCCCACCCAAAACCCCTGATAGTGTCAAGGGAAGCGACGACGGCAAGCCAGTCAAAATCATCCCCCTTGACATCCGGTCCTTCAAGACACAACAGGAACTGGCCAACCGGTCCCAGCAGGTGCGCGGGGAGCCGATGATCATGGACGACGACAGCGACGACGAAGACGACGATTTGGACGAGAAGAAGATCACTGTCCCTCTGACGGTGACGATGATTGTCATCGCTGGCTACATCCTGGGCGGGGCCATGTTATTCGGATTGTGGGAGACATGGGACGAGCTCCAGTCCGCCTATTTCTGTTTCATCACGCTCAGTACCATCGGGTTCGGTGACGTAGTTCCGGGCACGGATTTCGATAACCCCCAGCAGACGGCGCAGCTCATCCTCGGCGCGGTCTACGTGCTTTTTGGGATGGCCATTCTGTCAATGTGTTTCTCCCTGATGCAGGATGAAATTATCGCCAAGTGCAAGTGGGTTGGACAAAAATTAGGACTTGTTGATAAAGATGAGGATTAA